One stretch of Pomacea canaliculata isolate SZHN2017 linkage group LG11, ASM307304v1, whole genome shotgun sequence DNA includes these proteins:
- the LOC112575605 gene encoding uncharacterized protein LOC112575605, protein MFPRRQTVDFFCIDHRRAVCASCCIIKHRECSEVRKMNDEIALAENSLKVLTIRLVNGEQTLERAIAQLEARVRDDYLSELEDIKQANIACDRLQKLVEATRDKIKETIGSSHFRAMKSLLSVKGSLCSQLSKLKAHKQVAMRATTVAARPSLIYANEALTDRVNNLDLNADFEVDVSTNPSMNIRGCEELVRRVEKELAMMGQQTKAPEHMTTDFWVTYGDLLVCVGTATHLPRQPRQQHPANSRQEDSRAGGCGQRCL, encoded by the exons ATGTTTCCACGGCGACAAACCGTGGATTTCTTCTGCATCGACCACCGCCGAGCTGTGTGTGCCTCCTGTTGCATCATCAAGCACAGAGAGTGTTCGGAGGTCAGAAAGATGAATGACGAAATAGCTTTAGCGGAAAATTCTCTGAAGGTTTTGACCATCAGACTCGTTAATGGGGAGCAGACACTGGAGCGCGCGATAGCTCAGCTGGAAGCTCGTGTCCGCGACGATTACCTCAGCGAACTAGAAGACATAAAGCAAGCGAACATTGCGTGTGACCGCCTGCAGAAGCTGGTGGAGGCTACTCGTGACAAGATAAAGGAGACGATCGGGTCATCGCATTTCAGAGCCATGAAATCCCTGCTAAGTGTCAAAGGCTCGCTGTGCTCACAGTTGTCCAAGCTGAAGGCTCACAAGCAAGTGGCGATGCGAGCGACAACAGTTGCAGCGAGGCCTTCACTGATCTACGCCAACGaggctctgacagacagggtcaacaacCTTGACCTCAACGCTGACTTTGAAGTGGATGTGAGCACGAATCCCTCGATGAACATTAGAGGCTGCGAAGAGCTCGTCAGACGGGTGGAGAAAGAACTGGCGATGATGGGGCAACAGACTAAAGCACCTGAG CACATGACAACTGACTTCTGGGTTACCTATGGGGATCTTCTGGTTTGTGTAGGCACTGCAACTCACCTTCCACGCCAACCGCGGCAACAGCATCCTGCTAACTCACGACAAGAAGACAGCAGAGCGGGTGGCTGCGGACAACGCTGTCTTTAG